In Leisingera methylohalidivorans DSM 14336, a single genomic region encodes these proteins:
- a CDS encoding Lrp/AsnC family transcriptional regulator encodes MSTLDDLDFAILRALSEDATLSAGALGRQLGLSQPATWRRIKRLQEAGIIAGRKLELDKEKLGFGVTVFLGVKLATKGRVSLEDFERAVSAIPEVQTVEHVLGMYDYRLRVTARDISDFERVLRRRVMTLPGVGNVEANVLLSEERRPGPLGGEFLEIEQKIGVQN; translated from the coding sequence GCTGTCGGAGGATGCGACCCTGTCAGCGGGGGCGCTGGGGCGGCAGCTGGGCCTCAGCCAGCCCGCCACCTGGCGGCGGATCAAGCGGCTGCAGGAGGCAGGCATCATTGCCGGACGCAAGCTGGAGCTGGACAAGGAAAAGCTGGGGTTTGGCGTCACTGTCTTTCTGGGGGTGAAGCTGGCCACCAAGGGCCGGGTCAGTTTGGAGGACTTCGAACGCGCGGTCTCTGCCATCCCTGAAGTGCAGACGGTGGAGCATGTGCTGGGCATGTACGACTACCGCCTGCGGGTGACGGCGCGCGATATCTCAGATTTTGAGCGCGTGCTGCGGCGCCGGGTGATGACCCTGCCGGGGGTGGGGAATGTCGAGGCCAATGTGCTGCTGAGCGAAGAGCGGCGTCCGGGGCCATTGGGGGGAGAATTTCTAGAAATCGAGCAAAAAATTGGAGTGCAGAATTGA
- a CDS encoding M50 family metallopeptidase, with product MRAAGRFLKGHWQLLCLTLAVAALWQTPALLPLRILTVYLHELSHAAATLLTGGDVLRLTIDPREGGMVISRGGSRFLGLSAGYTGSLLIGSALFVIALRTDWDRKVLALFGAITLAVAVFYVRNLFALGFTLVTGALMLAASRYLSLKINDMILRVIGISSMIYAPLDIWDDTIARPYLRSDARMMAEEFGGGTMLWGGLWLAISLGVIWFTLRHGLGRTSNIPLRSPIRFLR from the coding sequence ATGCGCGCTGCCGGACGCTTTCTCAAAGGGCACTGGCAGCTCCTCTGCCTGACTTTGGCGGTTGCCGCGCTCTGGCAAACCCCGGCGCTTCTCCCCCTACGTATCCTGACCGTCTACCTGCACGAGCTATCCCACGCCGCGGCGACCCTGCTCACTGGCGGCGATGTTCTCCGTCTCACCATCGACCCGCGTGAGGGCGGCATGGTGATCTCCCGTGGCGGCAGCCGGTTTCTGGGACTTTCGGCAGGCTATACCGGGTCACTGCTGATCGGCTCAGCCTTGTTTGTGATCGCCCTTCGCACGGATTGGGACCGCAAGGTGCTGGCGCTTTTCGGGGCTATCACACTGGCAGTTGCGGTATTCTATGTCCGGAATCTGTTTGCCCTCGGCTTTACCCTTGTGACAGGCGCACTGATGCTGGCGGCCTCCCGATATCTGAGCCTGAAAATCAATGATATGATCCTGCGGGTGATCGGCATCAGCAGCATGATCTATGCGCCGCTCGACATTTGGGACGATACCATCGCGCGACCCTACCTGCGCTCGGACGCGCGGATGATGGCCGAGGAATTCGGCGGCGGCACCATGCTTTGGGGCGGTTTGTGGCTGGCCATCAGCCTCGGGGTGATCTGGTTCACCCTGCGCCATGGGCTGGGCCGCACAAGCAATATTCCCTTGCGCAGCCCAATCCGGTTTCTTCGTTAA
- a CDS encoding aminotransferase class V-fold PLP-dependent enzyme: MALLDTVDPQGLDEFSVVFTDRSLNHMSKTFQGVMLDINAMLKEVYNAEAVALVPGGGTFAMEAVARQFARGANALVVRNGWFSYRWSQIFEAGSFTASSTVMKARRTGNESTSPFEPAPIGDVVAAIKEQKPDIVFAPHVETAAGVILPDDYVTALAAAAHEVGALVVLDCIASGCAWIDMKATGVDVLISAPQKGWSASPSAGLVMFSDRALARLEETVSDSFAINLKQWRTIMEAYEDGGHAYHATMPTDALKAFRDTMLETKEYGFDRLRDAQWALGNGVRAMLKDKGITSVAADGFGAPGVVVSYTSDPDVQNGKKFLALGTQIAAGVPLQCDEPADFRTFRLGLFGLDKLYDVDATLARLKTVLDQVL, encoded by the coding sequence ATGGCACTGCTCGATACCGTGGACCCGCAGGGTCTGGATGAATTCTCGGTGGTTTTCACCGACCGTTCGCTCAACCATATGTCCAAGACCTTCCAAGGCGTGATGCTGGACATCAATGCGATGCTGAAAGAGGTCTATAACGCCGAAGCCGTGGCGCTGGTGCCGGGCGGTGGAACCTTCGCGATGGAGGCGGTGGCACGGCAGTTCGCCCGCGGCGCAAATGCACTGGTGGTGCGCAATGGCTGGTTCTCCTACCGCTGGAGCCAGATATTTGAGGCCGGCAGCTTTACCGCGTCTTCGACCGTGATGAAGGCACGCCGGACCGGTAACGAGTCAACCTCGCCGTTTGAACCTGCGCCGATTGGTGACGTGGTGGCCGCAATCAAGGAGCAGAAACCGGATATCGTCTTTGCCCCGCATGTGGAAACCGCTGCGGGCGTGATCCTGCCCGACGATTACGTGACCGCACTGGCGGCCGCTGCGCATGAAGTCGGTGCGCTGGTGGTGCTTGATTGCATCGCCTCGGGCTGTGCCTGGATCGACATGAAGGCGACCGGCGTCGATGTGCTGATCTCGGCACCGCAAAAGGGCTGGAGCGCCTCGCCCTCCGCTGGGCTGGTCATGTTCTCGGATCGGGCGCTGGCGCGTCTGGAAGAGACCGTCTCGGACAGCTTTGCCATCAATCTGAAACAGTGGCGCACTATCATGGAAGCCTATGAGGACGGCGGTCATGCGTATCATGCCACTATGCCGACCGATGCGCTGAAGGCGTTCCGCGACACCATGCTGGAAACCAAGGAATACGGGTTTGACCGCTTGCGCGATGCACAGTGGGCGCTGGGCAACGGTGTGCGGGCGATGCTGAAGGACAAGGGCATCACCTCGGTCGCTGCGGACGGCTTTGGCGCACCGGGCGTTGTGGTGAGCTATACCAGCGACCCGGATGTGCAGAACGGTAAAAAGTTTCTGGCGCTCGGCACCCAGATTGCGGCGGGCGTGCCGCTGCAGTGCGACGAGCCTGCGGATTTCCGCACCTTCCGTTTGGGCCTGTTCGGCCTTGATAAGCTATACGACGTGGACGCCACCCTCGCGCGTCTGAAGACAGTTCTGGATCAGGTGCTTTAA